Proteins from a single region of Paenibacillus sp. BIHB 4019:
- a CDS encoding sugar ABC transporter ATP-binding protein, producing MPEHPAYVLEMNNISKSFPGVKALDDVTLKLRPGTVHALMGENGAGKSTLMKCLFGIYKPDGGEIMLAGQHVHINSSKDALALGVSMIHQELNPVPQRDVMENIWLGRFPTRGLGPLQFINHRKMQEDTVKLLKDLEMDIHPKQKVGDLSVSKIQSLEIAKAVSFHSKVIVMDEPTSSLTGNEVEQLFRIINELRRRGVSIIYISHKMEEILRISDDVTIMRDGKHVGTWEAKELTIDKIITRMVGRDLSNRYPERTNVPGEVLLRAEGLTSVHPHSFKDVSFELRKGEILGLGGLVGAQRTEVIEALFGMRALKRGSIHLHGKKIKLKAPSDAIRQGIALLTEERRVTGIFPVLTIAENTVIANLGRFKTPYGLISNARIGEVSQQSVEKFRVKTPSTKQLIRNLSGGNQQKVLLARWLLTDPEVLLLDEPTRGIDIGAKYEIYSFMIELAKQGKSIIMISSEMPELIGMSDRIIVMREGRISGIVDGKAATEEEIMRLAAQ from the coding sequence ATGCCAGAGCATCCGGCTTATGTGCTAGAGATGAATAACATCTCCAAATCTTTTCCCGGCGTGAAGGCGCTCGACGATGTGACGCTGAAGCTGCGCCCCGGTACGGTACATGCCTTGATGGGTGAAAATGGTGCAGGAAAATCGACGCTGATGAAATGCCTGTTCGGCATCTACAAGCCCGATGGGGGCGAAATCATGCTTGCCGGCCAGCATGTGCACATCAACAGCTCAAAGGACGCGCTGGCTCTCGGGGTGTCGATGATCCATCAGGAGCTGAACCCGGTGCCGCAGCGCGACGTCATGGAAAATATCTGGCTCGGGCGATTCCCGACCAGAGGTCTAGGGCCTTTGCAATTCATCAACCACCGCAAAATGCAGGAGGATACGGTGAAGCTGCTCAAAGATCTGGAGATGGATATTCATCCGAAACAAAAGGTAGGCGACTTGTCCGTATCGAAAATTCAATCGCTGGAAATCGCCAAAGCGGTGTCGTTCCACTCGAAGGTCATCGTCATGGACGAACCGACCTCCTCGCTCACCGGAAATGAAGTGGAGCAGCTGTTCCGCATCATTAATGAGCTGAGGAGGCGTGGTGTATCGATTATTTATATATCCCACAAAATGGAAGAAATATTGCGCATTTCAGATGATGTAACCATTATGCGAGATGGCAAGCATGTCGGCACATGGGAAGCGAAGGAGCTGACGATTGATAAAATCATTACCCGCATGGTGGGCAGGGATTTATCGAATCGTTATCCAGAGCGGACGAACGTGCCGGGCGAGGTGCTGCTGCGGGCAGAAGGCTTGACCTCCGTGCATCCGCATTCGTTTAAGGATGTTTCGTTCGAGCTGCGCAAGGGCGAGATTTTGGGACTCGGCGGGCTTGTAGGAGCGCAGCGGACCGAGGTGATAGAAGCGCTGTTCGGGATGCGGGCGCTTAAGCGGGGCAGCATTCATCTGCATGGCAAAAAAATAAAGCTGAAGGCGCCATCGGACGCCATTCGCCAAGGTATTGCGCTGCTCACCGAGGAGAGGCGGGTGACGGGGATTTTTCCGGTGCTGACGATTGCGGAAAATACAGTCATTGCGAACTTGGGCAGGTTCAAGACGCCCTATGGCTTAATTAGCAATGCGCGGATAGGCGAAGTGTCGCAGCAAAGCGTAGAGAAGTTCCGGGTCAAAACGCCATCGACCAAGCAGCTCATTCGCAACTTGTCCGGCGGCAACCAGCAGAAGGTGCTGCTCGCCAGATGGCTGCTGACTGACCCGGAGGTGCTGCTGCTGGACGAACCGACGCGCGGCATCGATATCGGAGCGAAATATGAAATTTATTCGTTCATGATCGAGCTTGCCAAGCAGGGCAAAAGCATCATTATGATTTCCTCCGAAATGCCGGAGCTGATCGGCATGTCCGACCGCATCATCGTCATGCGCGAGGGGCGCATATCCGGCATCGTAGACGGCAAAGCGGCGACGGAAGAAGAAATTATGCGGCTTGCCGCACAGTAG
- the mglC gene encoding galactose/methyl galactoside ABC transporter permease MglC, with product MNALDAKGVKHFFSQNAIYIILVLLIIGIAVADPNFIGITTLRDILLQSSTRVIIALGVAFVLITGGTDLSAGRIVGLSAVVSASMLQMSDYPRKFFPNLPELPIIVPIILAIVVGLIFGLINGIIVAKFHVPPFIATLGSMVIVYGVNSFYFDMKPNQSQPIGGLSKEFSKLGTGYIGPNGTYSIPYIVIIAIVVSFIVWVIFNNTRLGKNMYAIGGNIQAANVSGINVSRNLIYIYAIAGALYGLAGVLEAARTGGATNNYGNMYELDAIAACVVGGVSTAGGVGRVRGILAGVLIFSVINYGLTFVGVSPYWQLIIKGMIIVAAVAFDIRKYVAKK from the coding sequence ATGAATGCACTGGATGCAAAAGGAGTTAAGCATTTTTTCTCCCAAAATGCGATTTATATTATATTGGTTCTGCTTATTATTGGCATAGCAGTTGCTGACCCGAATTTTATCGGCATTACGACGCTGCGGGATATTTTGCTGCAATCGTCGACGCGGGTCATAATCGCTCTAGGCGTAGCGTTTGTTCTGATTACGGGCGGAACGGATTTGTCTGCTGGGCGGATAGTTGGCCTGAGCGCCGTCGTCTCTGCGTCGATGCTGCAAATGTCGGATTATCCGCGCAAGTTTTTCCCGAATTTGCCGGAGCTGCCGATTATCGTGCCGATTATACTGGCGATTGTCGTCGGCTTGATTTTTGGCTTGATCAACGGCATTATTGTCGCAAAATTCCATGTTCCACCGTTTATTGCGACGCTCGGCTCTATGGTTATCGTGTATGGCGTAAACTCGTTTTACTTCGATATGAAGCCAAACCAGTCGCAGCCAATCGGAGGCTTAAGCAAGGAATTCAGCAAGCTGGGGACCGGGTATATTGGGCCGAACGGCACGTATTCGATCCCGTATATCGTCATCATAGCGATTGTCGTCTCATTTATCGTCTGGGTCATCTTCAACAACACGCGGCTGGGCAAAAATATGTACGCCATCGGCGGCAATATCCAAGCCGCTAATGTATCGGGCATTAATGTATCGCGCAATTTGATTTATATTTATGCGATTGCTGGCGCGCTGTATGGGCTGGCAGGCGTGCTGGAGGCTGCCCGCACGGGGGGAGCTACGAACAATTATGGCAATATGTACGAGCTGGATGCGATTGCGGCCTGCGTCGTCGGCGGCGTATCAACCGCAGGCGGTGTTGGGCGCGTGCGCGGCATACTCGCCGGAGTGCTCATTTTCAGCGTCATCAACTATGGTCTGACCTTTGTCGGCGTAAGCCCGTACTGGCAGCTCATTATTAAAGGAATGATTATTGTTGCTGCGGTTGCATTTGATATTCGCAAGTATGTGGCGAAGAAGTAG
- a CDS encoding FAD:protein FMN transferase yields the protein MSGRGTIRFRAMNTNVEIMLDYAADERRTTAYYADRARDWFEAVEQRFSRFRPDSEWSRLGRSAGSWVVVSDWLFEVIAAAESYRRLTAGVFDLRILPGLEASGYTESFEHAAAFQAGAGGAELRKLSPASELELDYGMKAVKLAEGTSIDAGGIAKGWAVQKLADWLRRSRRIPAGIVNAGGDLYAWNSGDAAAPAIIDLQHPWEAGAAIGELLLANGAVATSGTLGRQWGTGSSAAHHLIDPLTMQPSVSDVVQATVAGPDAVACEIWAKTLCIAGLDQGLRLMDEHARDCEAVIFMSDGEIVKYGNRRQSGLAWNIREPLHRAGNAAARARANSRSEIECEKEESA from the coding sequence ATGAGCGGGCGGGGGACGATACGGTTTCGGGCGATGAATACAAATGTCGAAATTATGCTGGATTACGCAGCGGATGAGCGCCGCACGACAGCCTATTATGCAGACCGCGCTCGCGATTGGTTTGAGGCGGTGGAGCAGCGGTTTAGCCGCTTCCGCCCGGATAGCGAGTGGAGCAGGCTTGGCCGCTCGGCAGGCAGCTGGGTCGTCGTGTCGGACTGGCTGTTTGAGGTTATTGCAGCGGCGGAAAGCTATCGCCGTCTGACGGCAGGGGTGTTCGACCTGCGGATACTGCCGGGGCTGGAAGCGTCCGGCTATACGGAATCTTTCGAGCATGCGGCTGCGTTCCAGGCGGGAGCTGGCGGGGCTGAACTGCGGAAGCTGAGCCCGGCTAGCGAGCTGGAGCTGGACTATGGCATGAAGGCGGTGAAGCTCGCCGAGGGAACGAGTATCGACGCCGGCGGCATCGCCAAAGGCTGGGCTGTGCAGAAGCTCGCCGACTGGCTGAGGCGCAGCAGGCGGATTCCGGCAGGCATCGTCAATGCCGGAGGCGATCTGTATGCGTGGAACAGCGGGGACGCAGCCGCGCCAGCCATTATTGATCTCCAGCATCCGTGGGAAGCTGGAGCCGCAATCGGGGAGCTGCTGCTGGCTAACGGCGCAGTTGCGACCTCTGGGACGCTGGGCAGACAGTGGGGAACGGGCAGCTCGGCCGCGCATCATTTGATCGATCCGCTGACGATGCAGCCAAGCGTCAGTGATGTCGTTCAAGCAACGGTTGCAGGCCCCGATGCCGTCGCTTGTGAAATATGGGCGAAGACGCTGTGCATCGCCGGTCTCGATCAAGGCTTGCGGCTGATGGACGAGCATGCGCGAGACTGTGAAGCGGTTATTTTTATGAGCGACGGCGAAATTGTGAAATACGGCAACAGACGCCAGTCTGGCTTGGCGTGGAATATCCGCGAGCCGCTGCATAGAGCGGGAAACGCGGCGGCTAGGGCTAGAGCCAATAGCAGAAGCGAAATCGAATGCGAAAAGGAGGAGTCGGCATGA
- a CDS encoding ferric reductase-like transmembrane domain-containing protein → MTEWILSWPTWQMTRVLGIGSYLMLFVGMSLGMLYSYPFVKGPNKARVYNWHIRFTNGGTLLALLHMAVLVIDTYTPFTWSELLIPFTAHEHPVIYGIGTLALYGMLVLILTSDLRPKLKRKVWLAIHMLAYPIYLLALFHGILAGTDTQLGLVQFMYGATLIVTVGLFLGRATVKKKPGAAKNRGVAAKSG, encoded by the coding sequence ATGACAGAATGGATTTTGAGCTGGCCGACATGGCAAATGACGCGGGTGCTTGGCATTGGCTCATACTTGATGCTGTTCGTCGGCATGTCTCTGGGCATGCTGTACAGCTATCCGTTTGTGAAAGGGCCAAACAAAGCCCGCGTGTACAATTGGCATATCCGTTTCACGAATGGGGGAACGCTGCTGGCGCTGCTGCATATGGCGGTGCTTGTCATTGATACGTACACGCCATTTACATGGAGCGAGCTGCTGATTCCTTTTACCGCGCATGAGCATCCGGTGATATACGGTATAGGTACGCTTGCGCTCTATGGCATGCTCGTGCTGATTTTAACCTCGGACCTGCGTCCGAAGCTGAAGCGGAAAGTGTGGCTCGCTATCCATATGCTCGCCTACCCGATCTATTTGCTGGCTTTGTTTCACGGCATTTTGGCTGGAACGGATACACAGCTTGGCCTTGTGCAGTTCATGTATGGTGCGACGTTAATCGTTACCGTAGGCTTGTTTTTGGGAAGGGCGACCGTCAAGAAAAAGCCAGGCGCTGCGAAAAATCGGGGTGTCGCGGCAAAAAGCGGGTAA
- a CDS encoding asparaginase domain-containing protein, with protein MSNLLVIFTGGTIGSKSGAGAISVHEAGSYAIIEGYQSGPRYRESVKLECVEPLNILSENLVPDDWNVLIETIRSADLSQYDGIIITHGSDTLAYTAAMLSYILCDSPIPIVLVASNYPLGDPRSNGLRNFASAVEFIDEKLKGVYVVYENSAGEAIVYLGTRVTQAVSFTDQLECPYDVHYGIMSGGKLIVNEHPFNPPAQELRARKPAPSPFIAGKDKLQSGLLYVKPFSGMTYDYFDFGQKAPKAVVHDLFHSSTANTSASERHSLLAFAGYCAKHSVDLYLCPLKDSSETLYASSVALQQAGVAFIENMSVDAALMKLTLAYSLYADKQQIREFVMNTPLFYEFVASR; from the coding sequence GTGAGCAATCTTCTAGTTATTTTCACGGGCGGGACGATTGGCAGCAAATCTGGCGCAGGAGCGATTAGCGTGCATGAAGCAGGCTCCTATGCGATTATTGAAGGCTATCAATCGGGCCCCCGTTACCGCGAGTCTGTAAAGCTGGAATGTGTGGAGCCGCTGAATATTCTCAGCGAAAATCTCGTGCCAGACGATTGGAATGTGTTGATTGAAACGATCCGCAGCGCGGACCTGTCCCAATATGACGGCATTATCATCACTCATGGCTCGGATACGCTTGCTTATACGGCTGCAATGCTTAGCTATATTTTGTGTGATAGTCCCATCCCGATTGTGCTGGTGGCGAGCAACTATCCGCTTGGCGATCCGCGCAGCAATGGACTGCGCAACTTCGCTTCGGCTGTTGAGTTCATAGATGAGAAGCTGAAGGGCGTCTACGTCGTCTATGAAAATAGTGCGGGCGAGGCGATCGTGTATTTGGGTACACGCGTCACGCAAGCAGTGTCGTTCACTGACCAATTGGAATGCCCGTATGACGTGCATTACGGCATCATGAGCGGGGGCAAGCTGATCGTAAATGAGCATCCTTTCAACCCGCCTGCACAGGAGCTGCGTGCTCGCAAGCCTGCCCCGAGCCCATTCATCGCTGGCAAGGATAAGCTTCAATCGGGTCTGCTGTATGTGAAGCCGTTTTCGGGCATGACCTATGACTATTTTGATTTTGGGCAAAAAGCGCCGAAGGCAGTCGTTCACGATCTGTTCCACTCCAGCACGGCGAATACGAGTGCGAGCGAGCGCCATTCCCTGCTTGCATTCGCCGGGTATTGTGCCAAACATAGTGTAGACTTATATTTGTGTCCGCTCAAGGACAGCTCGGAAACGCTATACGCGTCGTCGGTCGCTTTGCAGCAGGCGGGAGTGGCCTTTATCGAAAATATGTCGGTGGATGCGGCGCTTATGAAGCTGACGCTTGCTTATTCCCTTTATGCCGATAAGCAGCAAATTCGCGAGTTTGTGATGAATACACCGCTTTTCTATGAGTTTGTAGCATCTCGCTGA
- the bcp gene encoding thioredoxin-dependent thiol peroxidase, producing MTQVQIGQQVENFTLPASNGKDVSLQDYKGKKLVIYFYPRDMTPGCTTESCDFRDYNGQFKTFNTEVIGISPDDLASHDQFIAAHELPFLLLSDTDNQVAEQFGVWKLRSRNGEEFMGIERSTFLIDEEGKLAKEWRSVVVEGHVQEVLEAAK from the coding sequence ATGACGCAAGTGCAAATTGGACAACAGGTTGAGAATTTTACATTGCCAGCCTCGAATGGCAAGGATGTATCGCTGCAGGACTATAAGGGCAAGAAGCTGGTCATTTATTTTTATCCGCGGGATATGACACCGGGCTGTACGACGGAATCATGTGATTTTAGAGATTACAATGGACAATTCAAGACGTTCAATACCGAAGTCATTGGCATCAGCCCTGACGATCTGGCGTCGCATGATCAGTTCATTGCTGCTCATGAGCTGCCTTTCCTGCTGCTCTCGGATACGGATAATCAGGTTGCCGAGCAGTTTGGCGTATGGAAGCTGCGCAGCCGTAATGGCGAGGAATTTATGGGCATCGAGCGTTCAACCTTTCTGATCGACGAGGAGGGCAAGCTGGCGAAAGAATGGCGCAGTGTCGTCGTTGAGGGCCATGTGCAGGAAGTGCTGGAGGCGGCGAAATAG
- a CDS encoding LTA synthase family protein encodes MTLSAPKRLFSTRPIIVFSIIVLFKSFLTWMVVFGSPSWSTLFKEVPFALIVFCLIEWFATKRKLTYYLTANLLITAILFAVLMYYKYYGVIVTTSALKQVNQVTAVSNSVFSLMDPYYLLVFIDVILMFYFLVRKQKAQYWKTASQTRVSKRMLTTVFAVSLGLCLFNILPNSASMNEIVKAEQMGILNYEAYTIFGKKEPELVDSSTITQEKINSLKTLEPVAAPQLQGAAKGKNLIIIQLESFQNFLIGLTIDGKEITPNMNKLAKDNYYFKHFYQGVGQGNTSDAEFIVNTSYYIPPNGAATQVYAGKVLPSLPRVLTENGYDTATFHTNVVEFWNRGELYQALGFNRYYDKAFFGEDDTVFFGASDEVLYKKTADELEKMDSKEQPFYAQVISMTAHHPFTIPDTKYKMELPERYEGTFVGDYIRAQNYADYALGQFIDDLKQRGLWDDSLIVLYGDHLGLPIYSLDRDDKALMEEIYGYEYSYTDMINIPLIIASPGITSPKEFDQLGGQVDLLPTVSNLLGVSLDKQIHFGQDLLNSSSYNLLPQRYYLPTGSFVSSKELFLSGSGYDDGTHHPLAGDGMESAKKATEDEYNRALELLQLSDSYVSQLPDREPQK; translated from the coding sequence TTGACTTTATCTGCACCAAAACGTCTGTTCAGCACCAGACCGATTATTGTATTCTCCATTATTGTTCTTTTCAAAAGCTTTCTTACTTGGATGGTTGTATTCGGAAGCCCGTCGTGGAGCACCTTGTTCAAGGAGGTTCCATTTGCGTTAATCGTCTTTTGCCTCATTGAGTGGTTCGCAACGAAACGCAAGCTGACGTATTACTTAACAGCGAATTTACTAATAACAGCCATTCTCTTTGCTGTGCTGATGTACTATAAATATTACGGCGTCATCGTCACCACCTCTGCCCTAAAGCAGGTCAATCAGGTAACGGCGGTTAGCAACAGCGTATTTTCACTGATGGACCCGTATTATTTGCTCGTCTTTATCGATGTAATCCTTATGTTTTATTTTCTCGTTCGCAAGCAGAAGGCGCAGTATTGGAAAACCGCCAGCCAGACTCGTGTGAGCAAAAGAATGCTGACGACTGTCTTCGCGGTATCGCTCGGTCTATGCCTATTCAACATTTTGCCGAATAGCGCGAGCATGAATGAAATTGTGAAAGCCGAGCAAATGGGCATCCTGAATTATGAGGCCTATACGATTTTTGGCAAAAAAGAACCCGAGCTGGTTGATTCCTCTACCATTACGCAGGAGAAGATCAACAGCCTCAAGACGCTTGAGCCTGTCGCAGCGCCGCAGCTGCAAGGGGCTGCCAAAGGCAAAAACCTAATTATTATCCAGCTGGAATCATTTCAAAATTTTCTCATCGGCCTCACCATCGACGGCAAGGAAATTACGCCGAATATGAATAAGCTGGCGAAGGACAATTATTATTTCAAGCATTTTTACCAAGGCGTGGGCCAGGGCAATACGTCCGATGCTGAATTCATTGTAAACACGTCCTATTATATTCCGCCTAATGGCGCAGCTACCCAAGTGTATGCTGGCAAGGTGCTGCCAAGCCTGCCGCGGGTTTTGACGGAAAACGGCTATGATACGGCGACGTTCCATACGAATGTCGTGGAGTTTTGGAACCGCGGCGAGCTGTATCAGGCGCTTGGCTTCAATCGCTATTATGATAAAGCCTTTTTCGGTGAAGACGATACGGTATTTTTCGGCGCTTCGGATGAGGTGCTGTATAAGAAAACAGCGGATGAGCTGGAAAAAATGGACAGCAAGGAACAGCCATTTTATGCTCAAGTCATTTCAATGACCGCTCATCACCCCTTCACCATTCCGGATACGAAGTATAAAATGGAGCTGCCCGAGCGTTACGAAGGCACATTCGTCGGCGACTACATTCGAGCACAGAACTATGCGGATTATGCGCTCGGCCAATTTATTGACGATCTCAAGCAGCGCGGACTTTGGGATGACAGCTTGATCGTTCTGTATGGCGACCATCTGGGCTTGCCGATTTATTCGCTGGATCGCGATGATAAAGCATTAATGGAAGAAATTTATGGCTATGAGTACAGCTATACCGATATGATTAATATTCCGCTTATTATTGCTTCTCCGGGCATTACCTCGCCGAAGGAGTTTGACCAGCTTGGCGGGCAGGTTGATTTGCTGCCGACGGTTTCGAACTTGCTTGGCGTTTCGCTGGATAAGCAAATTCATTTTGGCCAAGATTTGCTGAACAGCAGCTCGTATAACCTGCTGCCACAGCGCTATTATTTGCCGACAGGCTCCTTTGTCAGCAGCAAAGAGCTGTTCCTGTCCGGCAGCGGCTACGACGATGGCACCCATCACCCGCTCGCAGGCGATGGCATGGAAAGCGCCAAGAAGGCAACCGAGGATGAATACAACCGCGCGCTGGAGCTGCTCCAGCTCTCCGACAGCTACGTTAGCCAGCTGCCAGACCGCGAACCGCAGAAATGA
- a CDS encoding D-alanyl-D-alanine carboxypeptidase family protein, with translation MKRKRRRAVVILLSLCLIAMAVIVIVKFDKTAVQAPGDTAAVVTPTAEASAEVDASPSVSPIEESTTPEATETATAEETPTAEESQAATPAPTPSPTVKPTLEPTATPKATAKPSSGSSSGDLDEGLAVVAEPESVTALVNKQNKLPDDYEPSELVYPDVAFIFSEKIDKRKMRKVAADALEELFAGAKKDKIYLAGVSAYRSQATQKALFDRYVKKDGLEKARTYSAIPGTSEHQTGLAIDVSGSDGKCAAESCFGGTDEAVWLGKHAYEYGFIIRYPEGKDKITGYKYEPWHLRYVGKALAKELTDNDETLEEYYNAIPVSK, from the coding sequence ATGAAGAGAAAACGCAGAAGAGCGGTCGTTATTTTGTTATCTTTATGCCTAATTGCGATGGCTGTTATAGTTATTGTGAAGTTTGATAAAACGGCGGTTCAAGCGCCAGGTGATACAGCGGCTGTCGTTACGCCAACAGCGGAAGCGAGTGCCGAGGTGGACGCTTCGCCATCCGTATCGCCGATCGAGGAAAGTACGACGCCGGAGGCGACAGAAACGGCAACAGCGGAAGAAACACCAACAGCAGAAGAATCGCAAGCGGCAACGCCTGCTCCTACACCGTCTCCGACTGTGAAGCCGACCCTAGAGCCGACAGCAACGCCGAAGGCAACAGCAAAGCCTTCCAGCGGCAGCTCTTCTGGCGATTTGGATGAAGGCTTAGCCGTTGTAGCGGAGCCGGAAAGCGTCACGGCGCTAGTGAATAAACAAAACAAGCTGCCGGATGATTACGAGCCTTCCGAGCTGGTATATCCGGATGTGGCATTTATTTTCAGCGAGAAAATCGATAAGCGCAAAATGCGCAAAGTAGCGGCGGACGCGTTGGAAGAGCTGTTTGCAGGAGCGAAGAAGGACAAAATTTATTTAGCGGGCGTGTCGGCCTACCGTTCGCAAGCGACCCAAAAGGCGCTGTTCGACCGTTATGTGAAAAAGGATGGCCTGGAGAAAGCCAGAACGTACAGCGCTATCCCGGGGACGAGCGAGCATCAGACGGGACTTGCGATTGACGTGTCTGGAAGCGACGGCAAATGTGCAGCCGAAAGCTGTTTTGGCGGTACGGATGAAGCGGTATGGCTTGGCAAGCATGCCTATGAATATGGCTTTATAATTCGTTATCCTGAAGGCAAAGATAAAATTACCGGCTACAAATACGAGCCGTGGCATCTTCGTTATGTAGGCAAGGCGCTGGCGAAGGAATTGACGGATAACGACGAGACGCTTGAGGAATATTACAACGCCATTCCAGTAAGCAAATAA
- a CDS encoding nucleoside hydrolase, translated as MGTRLYYNHDAGVDDLVSLFLVLQMKEVELVGVSVIPADGYLEPGMKASRKIIDRFGRGDASSSVEVARSNSRGRNPFPAEWRMHTFFVDALPILNEPEQIKTREAELPAHLHMIEAIRASDEKTTLLFTGPLTDLARALDEAPDIEANIEKLVWMGGTFNEKGNVQEPEHDGTAEWNAFWDPEAVERVWASKIPIILVALESTNKVPLTVPIRNRWASLRRHEGMDFVGQCYAACPPLVYMETNSTYYLWDVLTTATVGDSSLVSMRTVHSKAIAHGASQGRTIEAEDGRPVSLVYDVEPERFFDYITELACSAEINPA; from the coding sequence ATGGGAACCAGGCTTTATTACAATCATGATGCGGGAGTAGATGACCTCGTTTCTTTATTTCTTGTGTTGCAAATGAAAGAGGTAGAGCTAGTCGGTGTATCGGTCATCCCTGCGGATGGCTATTTGGAGCCCGGCATGAAAGCCAGCCGCAAAATCATTGACCGCTTCGGACGCGGCGATGCCTCGTCAAGCGTCGAGGTTGCGAGATCCAATTCTCGCGGGCGCAATCCCTTTCCTGCGGAATGGCGGATGCATACCTTTTTCGTCGACGCGCTGCCGATTCTAAACGAGCCGGAGCAGATTAAGACGCGTGAGGCGGAGCTGCCGGCCCATCTTCATATGATTGAAGCGATTCGCGCCTCGGATGAGAAAACAACGCTGCTGTTCACTGGGCCGCTGACGGATCTAGCCCGTGCATTAGATGAGGCCCCGGATATTGAAGCGAACATCGAAAAGCTCGTCTGGATGGGCGGAACGTTCAATGAGAAAGGCAATGTGCAGGAACCGGAGCATGATGGAACCGCAGAGTGGAATGCGTTCTGGGACCCGGAAGCAGTAGAGCGGGTATGGGCCAGCAAAATTCCGATCATCCTCGTTGCTTTGGAAAGCACGAATAAGGTGCCGCTGACGGTGCCGATCCGCAATCGCTGGGCTTCGCTGCGCCGTCATGAGGGCATGGATTTTGTCGGGCAATGTTACGCCGCCTGTCCGCCGCTTGTTTATATGGAGACGAATTCGACGTATTACCTATGGGATGTTCTAACAACCGCAACGGTGGGCGATTCAAGCCTCGTCTCAATGAGGACGGTCCACAGCAAGGCGATCGCGCATGGCGCGAGCCAAGGGAGAACCATTGAAGCGGAGGATGGCCGTCCAGTCAGCCTCGTGTACGATGTGGAGCCGGAGCGTTTCTTCGACTATATAACGGAGCTGGCTTGCAGTGCTGAGATTAATCCAGCGTAA